The following proteins are encoded in a genomic region of Anomaloglossus baeobatrachus isolate aAnoBae1 chromosome 6, aAnoBae1.hap1, whole genome shotgun sequence:
- the RALA gene encoding ras-related protein Ral-A — translation MAANKPKGQNSLALHKVIMVGSGGVGKSALTLQFMYDEFVEDYEPTKADSYRKKVVLDGVEVQIDILDTAGQEDYAAIRDNYFRSGEGFLCVFSITEQESFAATADFREQILRVKEDENVPFLLVGNKSDLEDKRQVSVEEAKSRADQWNVNYVETSAKTRANVDKVFFDLMREIRARKMEDSKEKNGKKKRKSLAKRIRERCCIL, via the exons ATGGCTGCCAATAAGCCTAAGGGACAGAACTCACTGGCATTGCATAAAGTCATCATGGTGGGAAGTGGTGGTGTGGGGAAATCCGCTTTAACCCTTCAGTTTATGTATGATGAG tttgtaGAAGACTATGAACCAACCAAAGCCGATAGCTACCGCAAGAAAGTTGTGCTGGATGGAGTGGAGGTCCAGATTGACATCTTGGACACCGCCGGCCAGGAAGACTATGCAGCCATCAGAGACAACTACTTTAGAAGCGGGGAGGGTTTTCTCTGTGTCTTTTCCATCACAGAACAAGAATCCTTTGCTGCTACTGCAGATTTCAG AGAACAGATCCTACGTGTGAAAGAAGATGAGAATGTTCCTTTCCTTCTTGTTGGAAACAAATCAGATCTGGAAGATAAGAGACAAGTTTCTGTAGAAGAGGCGAAGAGCAGAGCTGATCAGTGGAATGTTAATTATGTTGAGACCTCGGCAAAGACACGGGCCAATGTTGACAAG GTCTTCTTTGATTTGATGCGAGAAATTCGTGCCAGAAAGATGGAAGACAGTAAAGAGAAAAAcggcaaaaagaaaagaaaaagcttAGCCAAGAGGATAAGGGAAAGATGCTGTATTTTATAA